The sequence ACAAGGCATCATAAATGGGCATGATGGCACCACCAGGATACCCAAAAATGGTATCAACTCCTTCTACAATACAAGCTTCCAAAACCGCTTGTGATCCAGATAGTTCACGAACAACTGTTCCTGCTTTTGCAGTAAGTGTTTCTTTATTGGTTAACATGTCTAGTGTAGTACTCATACAGTATAATTTAAGCTTCATCGGTTACACAACCCTGAGAAGCATCTTTAACAGATTTAGCATATTTAAATAGTAGTCCTTTAGTGGCTTTCAAAGCAGGTTTACTCCATTTCTTTCTTCTCTCTTCAATAATATCATCTGCTACTTTCAACGTCATTTTTTTGGTAGCCACATTCAATTCAATGATATCATCATCTTCTACCAATCCTATCAGTCCTCCATTCACCGCCTCTGGCGTAATATGGCCTACTACAAATCCATGCGTGCCCCCACTGAATCGTCCATCAGTAATCAAGGCAACTGACTTTCCTAATCCGGCTCCAATGATGGCTGATGTAGGCTTCAGCATTTCCGGCATTCCGGGAGCACCAACTGGCCCAACATTTTTGATGACAACCACATCTCCCGGTTGAATTTTCCCAGTATTAATTCCTTCAATCAATGCATGTTCGCCATCAAATACCCTGGCAGGGCCTTCAAATAATTCGCCTTCCTTACCACTGATTTTTGCTACACTTCCTCCAGTTGCAAGATTGCCGTATAAAATTTGCAAATGACCGGTAGCTTTAACTGGGTGCTCTAAAGGAAGAATAATTTTCTGCTGATCAAAATCCAGATCAGGAACTGAAGCTAGGTTCTCTGCCAAAGTTTTACCAGTAACTGTTAAGCAATCCCCGTGCAACAGTCCTTTTTGTAATAAATATTTCATAACAGCAGGCACGCCACCATACTGATGCAAATCCTGCATTAAATATTTTCCGCTGGGTTTAAAATCTGCAAGCACAGGAACCCTGTCAGATATGGTTTGAAAATCATCCTGTGTTACAACAACCCCTACACTTTTTGCCATAGCAATCATGTGCAATACGGCATTGGTGCTTCCTCCCAGCACCATGATAATTGTAATGGCATTTTCAAATGCCTTGCGGGTCATAATATCTGAAGGAAGAATATTATTCTCCATTAACACTTTAATTGCTTTACCAGCAGCCAGGCATTCCTCTTTCTTCTCGGAACTCAAAGCCGGATTAGAAGAAGAGAACGGCAAGCTCATACCCAATGCTTCAATTGCAGAAGCCATAGTATTGGCTGTATACATACCACCACATGCTCCGGCTCCAGGACATGCATGCTTGATGATTCCTTTGAAATCATTTTCATCTAATTGTCCTGCCAGTTTTTGGCCAAGTGCTTCAAATGCTGAAACAATATTTAAATCCTGCCCTTTATAATGGCCTGGCGCAATGGTTCCTCCATACACCATAATGGCCGGTCTGTTTAATCGGCCCATCGCAATTAATGCACCGGGCATATTTTTATCACAACCTGGAATGGCAATGATTGAATCGTAGTATTGAGCGCCACATACTGCTTCAATGGAATCTGCAATTACATCCCTACTTACCAAAGAATAACGCATACCATCGGTACCGTTACTCATACCGTCGCTCACGCCGATGGTATTAAAAATCAATCCAACCAAATCATTTTCCCATACGCCTTGCTTAACTAGCTTTGCCAAATCATTCAAGTGCATATTACAAGTGTTCCCGTCATACCCCATACTCACTACCCCCACTTGCGCTTTCTGTAAATCTTCATCGGTTAACCCAATCCCATAAAACATTGCTTGCGCAGCAGGCTGCGTAGGATCCTGGGTAATGGTCTTACTGTATTTATTCAATTCCATTGCTTCTATTTAAAAACTAATTACTCAAAGGTGTAACCACCATTTTTTTGTATGCCTGCTGAACCTGATAACTTTTTGTTTCCAAAAAAGATGCAGGAAAAACATAGTCATCCAATGATTCCCATCCAATTACTTCGGCTGCAGTACCACAGAAAAAAGCAGCATCAGCAGATTTGATATCCTGCAGCGTATATGTCCCTTCTCTCACTTCAATGCCCAATTGAGTACAGATTTCTAAAACAGTAGCTCTTGTTATACCAGCCAGAATATGTCCTGGCTTTGGTGTAAACAATACACCGTCTTTCTCAAAAAACATATTTGCTCCCGGGCCTTCAGCCAAATGATCGTTCATGTCCAATAAAAAGGCTTCATCATAGCCTTTGTCTTTTGCCTCCTGACTTGCCAGAATCGAATTCACATAGTGACCAGCTGCTTTTGCATGAATTTTAAAGGCTTTGGGATTAGGACGCTGAAAAGAAGAAGTCATCATACGCAATAATTTGTCACCTAAAAAAGGTGCCATTTCCCAGGCTTCAATAAAAACATAGGATTCAGTATTACGTGCAAAACTCATATTAGCAGGAGCATACACAACAGGTCGTATATAAGCATCGCCTAACTTATTTTGATTCAATACTTCATAAGTGGCTGCAATTAATTCTTTTGTGTCAAAAGAATAGGGAAGATTTATTGCTTCTGCAGAAACCTTTAAACGCTCAAAATGCTCAACTGCTTTAAAGATAGCAGTCGAGCCATCTGTTGTTTTATAGGAGCGAATCCCCTCAAAAACGGAATAGCCATAGTGAAGCGACTGACTATATAAGTCCATGGTTGCTTCAGAAGCTTTTACAAATTTTCCATTATGATAAATAATGGTATTCGATTGATAATAATTCATTACAATTGGTTTAAACAAAAAAGCCCCGCTGATGAGGCGGGGCTTGTATATTAAGTGATTCAATACTTAGTTAAGTCCACCTCCTTGCAGAGCGGTAATAATAATAATCGCAATCGCAATCATGTTAATGACTGTGTTTGTTGAAGTGATTACTATATTTTTTTTATTCTGCATGGAGCTATTCGATTCATTCGAAGGTAGGCGTATGCAGTAATAAAACAAAGAACTTTTAAAAAAAATATTTTTAAATAATGGTTGACGCATTCAAAGCTGCATTCTTACCCTGATGGGTTTCATGTTTTTTTCGAATAAAATCAGCCAATAAATCGCCAACAGCTTCTGTTCCGTAATTATTAATAGGATCAATATCTTTTGTAACAAAAGCATGCGTTAGCGTCCAATCAACGGCAGCCCTTACTGCAGTTGCTTCTTCCGCTAAACCAAAATGATCCAACATCATGGCAGCAGAAAGTACTGATCCAATGGGATTGGCAATGTCTTTACCAGCAGCCTGTGGATAAGAACCATGAATCGGTTCAAACATGGCAGCAGTTTTGCCTATAGAAGCAGAAGGAAGCAAACCGAGTGAACCACTCAGTACACTGGCTTCATCACTGATAATATCGCCAAACATATTTTCAGTAAGAATCACATCAAACTGTGCGGGATTTACAATAATCTGCATAGCCGCATTGTCTACAAACATATAGTCCACGGTAACATCTGGAAACTGCATGGCCATAGCTTGCACAATACGACGCCATAAGCGGGAAGTCTCAAGCACATTGGCTTTATCAATCAGGGTCAATTTCTTCTTGCGTTGTTGTGCATACTGAAAAGCCATTTTAGCAACGCGTATAATTTCTAGTTCATGATAAGCACATTCATCCGTAGCATAGGTCTTATCTTCTGTTACCATTCTTTTGCCAAAATAAATGCCGCCAGTAAGTTCTCGGAAAATGATACAATCAACCCCTTCTAGCTGTTTGGCTTTTAGAGGAGACAAATGATGAAGGGAGCGATAAGTAGTAATGGGTCGAATATTAGCAAACAAGCCCAGTTCCTTGCGTAACTGCAATAAGCCCTGCTCTGGTCTAACTTTGGCAGAGGGGTCGTTGTCAAATTTTGGATGGCCAATGGCACCAAATAAAATAGCATCACTTTCCTTGCAAACCGCCAGGGCTTCATCTGGCAAAGCAGATCCTGTTGCATCAATGGATACAGCGCCCATCAATGCGTGCGTAAAACTAAACTGATGTCCAAACTCTTCTGCAATGGCATTAAGCACTTTGATAGACTGGGCGGTAACTTCAGGACCTATTCCATCTCCATTAATGACGGCTATTTTCTTTTCCATATTATCCTTTTGCTGTTTCAAATTGTTCAATCACTTCTTTTCTACTGATGAGAAAATCTATATCATCATATCCATTGAGTAAACAAGTTTTCTTGTAAGGATTCAATTCAAAAGATTCTTTTTCTCCTGTTTTCTCAATAGTAATAGTTTGTGCTGCCACATCAATTTGCAAAGCTTCTGCAGGTTCAAGGGAAAAGATTTTCTGAAGAAATCCCTCAGATACAATAACAGGCAAAACGCCGTTGTTCAATGCATTGTTCTTAAAAATATCTGCAAAAAAACTAGATACAACCGCTTTGAACCCATAATCCAACAGTGCCCAGGCTGCATGTTCACGGGAAGATCCGCAACCAAAATTTTTGCCAGCTACCAAAATGGATCCACTGAACTTTGATTGATTCAAAACAAAATCTGCTTTCGGTTTTGTTTCATCATCATTTTCATAACGCCAGTCTCTAAAAAGATTTTTTCCAAATCCATCTCTTGTGGTGGCTTTAAGAAAACGGGCAGGAATAATCTGATCAGTATCCACATTTTCAACTGGTAACGGAACAAATGGACTATGTATTTCTTTTAATGCTTGCATTGCTATTCTAACTGTTTAGTGCAATTATTTAATCAATTCTCTAACATCTGTTACCACACCGGTAATGGCGGCCGCGGCAGCCGTCAAAGGACTTGCCAATAAAGTTCTGGCGCCGGCACCCTGTCTTCCTTCAAAGTTTCTGTTGCTGGTGCTGATACAGTATTCACCAGCAGGTACTTTGTCTTCATTCATTCCCAAACAGGCACTACAGCCCGCCTGACGAATCTGGAAACCCGCTTCGGTAAAAATTTTATCTAGTCCTTCTGCATGCACCTGTTTGGCAACCTGCTGCGATCCGGGAACAATCATCACTTTAACAGAATCATGTTTTTTTCTTCCCTTCACCAGGTTCGCTACCAATCGGAGATCTTCAATTCTTGAATTGGTACAGCTACCAATAAATACATGTTGTATGGGCATACCCAACAAAGAAGCACCGCTTTGCAAATCCATATAGCGTAGCGCCTGCTCTATATTTTTCCTTTCGCCTTCACTTGCAATACTTTCCAACAGCGGTATTTGAGCCTTAACCGGAATACCCAATCCAGGATTGGTTCCATAGGTAATCATCGGTTCAATTTCACTAGCATCAATATGTAATTCAGCATCAAAAACAGCATCTGAATCAGAATACAATTCCTTCCATTCAGAAAGCTTTTGCTCCCATGCATTCCCCTTTGGCGCATACACTCTTCCTTTAACATAATCGTAGGTAACTTGATCCGGTGCAATCATTCCACCTCTTGCTCCCATTTCAATACTCATATTGCAAATGGTCATCCTGGATTCCATGGAAAGTGAACGAATGGTACTTCCTGCGTACTCAACAAAATACCCCGTAGCACCACTAGCAGAAATTTTGGCAATGATGTAAAGAATAATATCCTTTGAAACCACACCGGGCTGCAAAGTCCCCTCAATATTGATGCGCATGGTTTTAGGTTTGGTCTGCAATACACATTGTGAAGCAAAAACCATTTCTACTTCACTGGTACCAATGCCAAAGGCAATTGTACCAAAAGCACCATGAGTGCTGGTATGACTATCTCCGCAAACAATCGTCA is a genomic window of Sediminibacterium sp. TEGAF015 containing:
- the ilvD gene encoding dihydroxy-acid dehydratase translates to MELNKYSKTITQDPTQPAAQAMFYGIGLTDEDLQKAQVGVVSMGYDGNTCNMHLNDLAKLVKQGVWENDLVGLIFNTIGVSDGMSNGTDGMRYSLVSRDVIADSIEAVCGAQYYDSIIAIPGCDKNMPGALIAMGRLNRPAIMVYGGTIAPGHYKGQDLNIVSAFEALGQKLAGQLDENDFKGIIKHACPGAGACGGMYTANTMASAIEALGMSLPFSSSNPALSSEKKEECLAAGKAIKVLMENNILPSDIMTRKAFENAITIIMVLGGSTNAVLHMIAMAKSVGVVVTQDDFQTISDRVPVLADFKPSGKYLMQDLHQYGGVPAVMKYLLQKGLLHGDCLTVTGKTLAENLASVPDLDFDQQKIILPLEHPVKATGHLQILYGNLATGGSVAKISGKEGELFEGPARVFDGEHALIEGINTGKIQPGDVVVIKNVGPVGAPGMPEMLKPTSAIIGAGLGKSVALITDGRFSGGTHGFVVGHITPEAVNGGLIGLVEDDDIIELNVATKKMTLKVADDIIEERRKKWSKPALKATKGLLFKYAKSVKDASQGCVTDEA
- the ilvE gene encoding branched-chain-amino-acid transaminase — its product is MNYYQSNTIIYHNGKFVKASEATMDLYSQSLHYGYSVFEGIRSYKTTDGSTAIFKAVEHFERLKVSAEAINLPYSFDTKELIAATYEVLNQNKLGDAYIRPVVYAPANMSFARNTESYVFIEAWEMAPFLGDKLLRMMTSSFQRPNPKAFKIHAKAAGHYVNSILASQEAKDKGYDEAFLLDMNDHLAEGPGANMFFEKDGVLFTPKPGHILAGITRATVLEICTQLGIEVREGTYTLQDIKSADAAFFCGTAAEVIGWESLDDYVFPASFLETKSYQVQQAYKKMVVTPLSN
- the leuB gene encoding 3-isopropylmalate dehydrogenase, whose translation is MEKKIAVINGDGIGPEVTAQSIKVLNAIAEEFGHQFSFTHALMGAVSIDATGSALPDEALAVCKESDAILFGAIGHPKFDNDPSAKVRPEQGLLQLRKELGLFANIRPITTYRSLHHLSPLKAKQLEGVDCIIFRELTGGIYFGKRMVTEDKTYATDECAYHELEIIRVAKMAFQYAQQRKKKLTLIDKANVLETSRLWRRIVQAMAMQFPDVTVDYMFVDNAAMQIIVNPAQFDVILTENMFGDIISDEASVLSGSLGLLPSASIGKTAAMFEPIHGSYPQAAGKDIANPIGSVLSAAMMLDHFGLAEEATAVRAAVDWTLTHAFVTKDIDPINNYGTEAVGDLLADFIRKKHETHQGKNAALNASTII
- the leuD gene encoding 3-isopropylmalate dehydratase small subunit; the encoded protein is MQALKEIHSPFVPLPVENVDTDQIIPARFLKATTRDGFGKNLFRDWRYENDDETKPKADFVLNQSKFSGSILVAGKNFGCGSSREHAAWALLDYGFKAVVSSFFADIFKNNALNNGVLPVIVSEGFLQKIFSLEPAEALQIDVAAQTITIEKTGEKESFELNPYKKTCLLNGYDDIDFLISRKEVIEQFETAKG
- the leuC gene encoding 3-isopropylmalate dehydratase large subunit, which gives rise to MGKTLFDKIWDAHVVEKIEDGPSVLYIDRHFIHEVTSPQAFKGIEKRGLSLFRPKQTIATADHNVPTLNQHLPIKDQLSKMQVDQLIENCEKHGVELYGLGHPYQGIVHVIGPELGMTQPGMTIVCGDSHTSTHGAFGTIAFGIGTSEVEMVFASQCVLQTKPKTMRINIEGTLQPGVVSKDIILYIIAKISASGATGYFVEYAGSTIRSLSMESRMTICNMSIEMGARGGMIAPDQVTYDYVKGRVYAPKGNAWEQKLSEWKELYSDSDAVFDAELHIDASEIEPMITYGTNPGLGIPVKAQIPLLESIASEGERKNIEQALRYMDLQSGASLLGMPIQHVFIGSCTNSRIEDLRLVANLVKGRKKHDSVKVMIVPGSQQVAKQVHAEGLDKIFTEAGFQIRQAGCSACLGMNEDKVPAGEYCISTSNRNFEGRQGAGARTLLASPLTAAAAAITGVVTDVRELIK